The Coregonus clupeaformis isolate EN_2021a chromosome 20, ASM2061545v1, whole genome shotgun sequence genome contains a region encoding:
- the LOC121533683 gene encoding growth arrest and DNA damage-inducible protein GADD45 beta, with the protein MTLEELVGCNITEKKMETVNQALEELLVAAQQQDCLTVGVYESAKLMNVDPDSVVLCVLATDEEDEDDIALQIHFTLIQAFCCDNDINILRISGMRRIAQVLGEPSTADSNGNEPNDMHCILVTNTQCQSLKCQALQDIGNYCEESRCKNQWVPYLALQER; encoded by the exons ATGACTCTGGAAGAACTTGTTGGATGCAATATCACTGAGAAAAA GATGGAGACCGTGAATCAAGCACTAGAAGAGCTGCTGGTGGCAGCGCAGCAACAAGACTGCCTGACTGTGGGAGTCTACGAGTCTGCAAAGCTGATGAATGT TGATCCtgacagtgttgtgttgtgtgttctgGCGacggacgaggaggacgaggatgaCATTGCACTGCAGATTCACTTCACGCTCATCCAAGCCTTCTGTTGCGACAACGACATCAACATACTGCGCATCTCCGGCATGAGGCGCATCGCTCAGGTTCTTGGCGAGCCAAGCACCGCTGACAGCAACGGCAACGAGCCAAATGATATGCACTGCATCCTTGTCACT AATACCCAGTGCCAATCTCTGAAATGCCAAGCGTTGCAGGATATCGGCAACTACTGCGAGGAGAGCCGCTGCAAGAACCAATGGGTACCTTACCTGGCCCTGCAGGAGCGCTGA